A single region of the Oncorhynchus keta strain PuntledgeMale-10-30-2019 chromosome 37, Oket_V2, whole genome shotgun sequence genome encodes:
- the LOC118370240 gene encoding acyl-CoA-binding protein-like produces the protein MSMAEFEKAADAVRRLTVQPSYAELAVIYGLYKQATLGNINTERPGIFDFQGKSKWDGWKAQEGKSKEDAIKEYIAFVEEMKAKYPM, from the exons GCTGAATTTGAAAAGGCTGCCGATGCGGTGAGGAGGCTGACCGTACAACCTAGCTACGCTGAACTAGCAGTAATATATGGTTTGTACAAGCAGGCGACACTTGGCAACATCAACACGG AGCGTCCGGGAATATTTGACTTCCAAGGAAAATCTAAATGGGATGGTTGGAAAGCACAGGAAG GAAAGTCTAAAGAAGATGCCATAAAAGAATACATTGCCTTTGTGGAAGAAATGAAAGCAAAGTATCCAATGTAG
- the LOC118370238 gene encoding vasoactive intestinal polypeptide receptor 2-like, producing the protein MWDHLNCWSPAFVGETASHNCPDFFKSEGLPMIVIVSWGLAKYFYEDEGCCETRVHDWVWWILRLPVLLFIIINLVFFLSILRILVGKLQMPDMHGNEFSQYKRLTKSTFLSVTLFGVYYILFAFLPIKVSGLTYKIWTFVELALASTQGFGVAVLYCFLNGEVGFLPISQNYYAI; encoded by the exons ATGTGGGACCACTTGAATTGCTGGTCTCCTGCTTTTGTAGGGGAAACTGCATCACACAACTGTCCCGATTTCTTCAAATCAGAAG GTTTGCCAATGATTGTCATTGTATCCTGGGGCTTGGCAAAATACTTCTATGAGGATGAAGG CTGCTGCGAGACAAGGGTACATGACTGGGTTTGGTGGATTCTCCGATTACCAGTCCTACTCTTCATAATT ATTAATTTGGTATTTTTTCTGAGCATCTTAAGAATTCTGGTGGGAAAACTACAGATGCCAGACATGCATGGAAATGAATTCAGCCAATACAA GAGACTTACCAAATCGACTTTTCTTTCGGTGACCCTCTTTGGTGTGTACTACATCCTCTTTGCCTTCTTACCCATAAAAGTCAGTGGTTTAACATACAAAATATGGACCTTTGTTGAGCTGGCTCTTGCATCAACACAG GGCTTTGGAGTTGCTGTTCTATACTGTTTTCTAAATGGGGAGGTAGGTTTTTTGCCCATTTCTCAAAACTATTATGCCATTTGA